The Terriglobia bacterium genome segment CCCCTCGGGGACCTCTCCCACCGGGGCCGGTGATGGCGGAGCCGCTTCGCGTTCTCGGCGTCGACCCGGGATCCTTCCGCACGGGTTGGGGACTCGTGAGCGGCACCGCAAACGAGCCGGTGCTGATCGATTGCGGCGTGCTCCGCCTCCCGTCTCGCGCGGCTTTCCCGGACCGCCTGCACCGGCTCCTCGAGGACCTCGGGAGCCTGTTGGGACGCCTGGCGCCGTCCGCCGCCGCGGTCGAATCGCCGTTTCACGGCACCAACGCGCGGGCAGCTCTCCAGTTGGCCCACGCGCGCGGCGTCGTTCTGGCGGCGCTGGGCGCCGCCTCGATACCGGTGACCGAGTACACTCCCGCCACGGTGAAGCTGGCGGTGACGGGTGCCGGGCGCGCCGACAAGGAGCAGGTTCGCAAGATGGTGAGACGCCTCCTCGGCGGGGGATGGACCGGCTCCGGCGTCGCCGACGAGAGCGATGCGCTGGCCGTCGCTCTCTGCCATCTGGCCACCCTTCGCTACCGCGCCGCGGTCTCGCGCGCGGCGGCCCGGCGCCGCTGATCCCCGCCCCCGGGCCCATGCTATGATGCCGCCGCCTGAACGGCCGGGGGCGCGCGCGAGCATGATCGGCAGACTCACCGGAACCATCGCAGAGTGCTCGCCGGGCTCGGTCGTCATGGACGTCGGGGGCGTCGGCTACTCCCTCCAGATTCCCCTGAGCACCTTCTACGCGCTGCGGGTGGGCGAACGGGAGGCGGTCACGCTCCACGTCTACACCTACGTTCGGGAGGACGCCCTTCTCCTGTTCGGCTTCGCCAGCCCGGAGGAGCGGCGGACGTTCGAGCGGCTGATCGGGATCTCGGGCGTCGGGCCGCGCACCGCCCTGGCGGTGCTCTCCGGGATTGGTGTCCCGGATCTCGAGCGGGCGGTCCGCGAGGCGGACCGGGGCCAGCTCGAGCGGATCCCGGGCATCGGACGGAAGACCGCGGAGAGGATGATCCTCGAGCTCCGGGACCGGATCGAGCGGGAGGCCCGCCCGAGACGCGGGCGGGGTGCGGGCGGTGGCGCGTCCGCCGTTCCGAGGGAGACGCGCGACGGAGGCATCCGATCCGACGCCATCGTCGCCCTCGAGCATCTCGGGTACTCCCTCGACGCCGCGATCCGGGGGGTGGATCGCGCTCTGGAGGAACTGGGGGAAGCCGCCACGATCGAGCTCGTGCTCAAGGCCGCCCTTCGCGGGCTCGTCCGATAGGTGGTGAGAGCGTGCCCGACGATCGATTGGTTCGAGGCGAGGCCGAGGGCGACGATGCCTCCTTCGATACGACGCTCCGTCCCCGCACCCTCGCGGAGTACGTCGGACAGGAGACGTTGAAAGCGAACCTCTCGGTCTTCCTCGAGGCGGCGCGTCAGCGTGACGAGTCGCTGGATCACGTGCTGCTCTACGGCCCTCCCGGACTCGGAAAGACGACGCTGGCGCACGTGATCGCGCGGGAGATGGGGAGTCAGATTCGGGTCACCTCCGGCCCCGCCATCGAGCGGCCCGGCGATCTCGCCGCGATCCTGACCAATCTCCAGCCGGGCGATGTGCTGTTCATCGACGAGATCCATCGCCTTGGACACGTCGTGGAGGAGATCCTCTACCCGGCGATGGAGGATTTCGCCCTGGATCTGGTGATCGGCACGGGGCCCAACGCCCGCACTGTACGGTTGGACCTCCAGCGGTTCACCCTGGTCGGCGCGACCACGCGCAGCGGCCTTCTATCGGGACCGCTCCGCGATCGGTTCGGGATCGTCCACCACCTGGATTACTACCTCCCCGCCGATCTCGCGAAGATCGCCCGGCGCTCGGCCGGGATCCTGGGCGTTCCCCTCGATCCCGGAGGGGCGGGGGAGATCGCGCGGCGCTCGAGGGGAACTCCCCGAATCACGAACCGGCTGCTTCGCAGGGTCCGCGACTTCGCCCAGGTCGCCGGAGAGACGACCATCGCGGAGCGGACCGCGAGCGAGGCGCTGGAGCGGCTCCAGGTCGACCGGTTCGGCCTCGACGAGGTGGACCGGAGGATCCTGAGCGCCGTGATCGAGAAATTCGACGGGGGCCCCGTCGGTCTCGGCACGCTCGCCGCCGCGGTCGGGGAGGACCCGGGCACCCTCGAGGACATCTACGAGCCGTACCTGCTGCAGATCGGGTTCCTCGACCGGACACCGCGAGGCCGGCGCGCCACGAGGCGCGCTCGCGAGCACCTGCTCGGCAGCGACCCGTCCGCGCTCTTCTGACCGGTCGCCGTCCCGCCCGAGCCGCCTTGGGACCCGCGGCCGTCGGGCCCCGCTCGCGTCGTCGACACCCATCGAACCCTCCTGAAAAGAAGAAGGGGGAGGGACTGAGGTCCCTCCCCCTTCCGGGAAACGTCCTTAATCCCTAAGGATCAGGGGCAGGAATTCGGGTCCGCGCTGATCAGCGTGTCGATCGGCATCGCGACCGTGCAGGTGCCGGGCGAGACGCAGTCCGCGGTGAGCCGGCAGACGCGGCTGGCGTTGTTGCTGCAGACCTTCGCCTGGAACGAGTCCATGCTCAGGAAGGAGAACGGTGTGACGTTGCACGCCGAGCCGCGCGCGAGGAAGTAGTACGCGCTTCCCGTCGGGAGAACGGTGTTGTCGACCAGCGACTTCGCGTTCTTGTCGCAAGTCTTGTCGAGGACGGAGCCCGTGAAGGTC includes the following:
- the ruvC gene encoding crossover junction endodeoxyribonuclease RuvC — protein: MAEPLRVLGVDPGSFRTGWGLVSGTANEPVLIDCGVLRLPSRAAFPDRLHRLLEDLGSLLGRLAPSAAAVESPFHGTNARAALQLAHARGVVLAALGAASIPVTEYTPATVKLAVTGAGRADKEQVRKMVRRLLGGGWTGSGVADESDALAVALCHLATLRYRAAVSRAAARRR
- the ruvB gene encoding Holliday junction branch migration DNA helicase RuvB, whose amino-acid sequence is MPDDRLVRGEAEGDDASFDTTLRPRTLAEYVGQETLKANLSVFLEAARQRDESLDHVLLYGPPGLGKTTLAHVIAREMGSQIRVTSGPAIERPGDLAAILTNLQPGDVLFIDEIHRLGHVVEEILYPAMEDFALDLVIGTGPNARTVRLDLQRFTLVGATTRSGLLSGPLRDRFGIVHHLDYYLPADLAKIARRSAGILGVPLDPGGAGEIARRSRGTPRITNRLLRRVRDFAQVAGETTIAERTASEALERLQVDRFGLDEVDRRILSAVIEKFDGGPVGLGTLAAAVGEDPGTLEDIYEPYLLQIGFLDRTPRGRRATRRAREHLLGSDPSALF
- the ruvA gene encoding Holliday junction branch migration protein RuvA, which codes for MIGRLTGTIAECSPGSVVMDVGGVGYSLQIPLSTFYALRVGEREAVTLHVYTYVREDALLLFGFASPEERRTFERLIGISGVGPRTALAVLSGIGVPDLERAVREADRGQLERIPGIGRKTAERMILELRDRIEREARPRRGRGAGGGASAVPRETRDGGIRSDAIVALEHLGYSLDAAIRGVDRALEELGEAATIELVLKAALRGLVR